The Streptomyces sp. NBC_00670 genome window below encodes:
- a CDS encoding response regulator transcription factor has protein sequence MSDDSASDTPISLLVVDDHPVVRDGLRGMFESAPGFTVLGEASGGVEAVERAVALDPDVVLMDLRMPGGSGVEAIRELGRRGVRAKVLVLTTYDTDSDTLPAIEAGATGYLLKDAPREELFTAVRAAARGRTVLSPAVATRLVSAVRAPGPGGEPLSSREREVLALVAKGTSNREIARALFISEATVKTHLTHLYAKLGVKDRAAAVAAAYDRGILG, from the coding sequence ATGAGCGATGACTCCGCCTCCGACACGCCCATTTCCCTGCTCGTCGTCGACGACCACCCCGTCGTACGGGACGGGCTGCGCGGCATGTTCGAGTCCGCGCCCGGGTTCACGGTGCTGGGGGAGGCGTCGGGCGGGGTCGAGGCGGTCGAGCGGGCCGTCGCGCTCGATCCGGACGTGGTGCTGATGGATCTGCGGATGCCGGGCGGGTCGGGGGTGGAGGCGATCCGGGAGCTGGGGCGGCGGGGGGTGCGGGCGAAGGTGCTCGTGCTGACGACGTACGACACGGACTCCGACACGTTGCCGGCGATCGAGGCCGGGGCCACGGGCTATCTGCTCAAGGACGCGCCGCGGGAGGAACTGTTCACCGCGGTGCGGGCCGCTGCGCGGGGGCGGACGGTGCTGTCGCCGGCGGTGGCCACGCGGTTGGTGTCGGCGGTGCGGGCGCCGGGGCCGGGGGGTGAGCCGTTGTCCTCCCGCGAGCGGGAGGTCCTGGCGCTCGTCGCCAAGGGGACGTCGAACCGGGAGATCGCGCGGGCGCTGTTCATCAGTGAGGCGACGGTGAAGACGCATCTGACGCACCTGTACGCCAAGCTCGGCGTGAAGGACCGCGCGGCGGCGGTGGCCGCGGCCTACGACCGCGGAATCCTGGGGTAA
- a CDS encoding ABC transporter ATP-binding protein: MSAIPVSTSVSSSASAKPVVEVSGLRKSYGGRNVVDGVSFTVEEGEIFGVLGPNGAGKTTTVECVEGLRVPDAGRVRVAGLDPVADHEQVTRVLGVQLQQSELQAKLTVREALELYASFAPHPADWRPLAERLGLDAQLTTRFAKLSGGQKQRLFIALALIGDPRVVVLDELTTGLDPRARRDTWQLIEDVRAGGVTVLLVTHFMEEAQRLCDRIAVLDKGRIAALDTPQGLIRRSAGATVISFTPSAPLDEELLTALPELASVAHKDGRLTLSGTDATVDAVLTLLARHRITAHQLRVTDATLDDAFLDLTEDVA; the protein is encoded by the coding sequence ATGTCCGCCATCCCGGTCTCCACCTCCGTCTCCTCCTCCGCCTCCGCCAAGCCCGTCGTCGAGGTCAGCGGCCTGCGCAAGTCCTACGGCGGCCGGAACGTCGTCGACGGTGTCTCCTTCACCGTCGAGGAGGGCGAGATCTTCGGCGTCCTCGGCCCGAACGGCGCCGGCAAGACCACCACCGTCGAGTGCGTCGAGGGCCTGCGGGTGCCCGACGCCGGCCGGGTCCGGGTCGCCGGGCTCGACCCCGTCGCCGACCACGAGCAGGTCACCCGGGTCCTCGGCGTCCAGCTCCAGCAATCCGAACTCCAGGCCAAACTCACCGTCCGCGAGGCCCTGGAGCTGTACGCCTCCTTCGCCCCGCACCCCGCCGACTGGCGCCCCCTGGCCGAACGCCTGGGCCTGGACGCCCAGCTCACCACCCGGTTCGCGAAGCTGTCCGGCGGCCAGAAGCAGCGGCTGTTCATCGCACTCGCCCTGATCGGCGACCCCCGTGTCGTCGTCCTGGACGAACTGACCACCGGACTCGACCCGCGCGCCCGGCGCGACACCTGGCAGCTCATCGAGGACGTCCGCGCGGGCGGCGTCACCGTCCTGCTCGTCACCCACTTCATGGAGGAGGCGCAGCGGCTCTGCGACCGGATCGCCGTCCTCGACAAGGGCCGGATCGCCGCCCTGGACACCCCGCAGGGCCTGATCCGGCGCTCGGCGGGCGCCACCGTCATCAGCTTCACCCCGTCCGCCCCCCTGGACGAGGAACTGCTCACCGCGCTCCCCGAGCTGGCCTCGGTCGCGCACAAGGACGGCCGGCTCACCCTGTCCGGCACCGACGCCACCGTCGACGCCGTCCTCACCCTCCTCGCCCGCCACCGCATCACCGCCCACCAGCTCCGCGTCACCGACGCCACGCTCGACGACGCGTTCCTCGACCTCACGGAGGACGTGGCATGA
- the glgX gene encoding glycogen debranching protein GlgX — MSSAAEQEAVQRAAGHARRRDAVLNGAPREAPAPPVWPGAPTPLGARFRTGPDGTVGTNFALWAGGAEAVELCLFDERGPEYRETRVPLAELTHEIWHGFVPGVRPGQRYGYRVHGRWDPWTGARWNPAKLLLDPYARAVDGEFALPAEVYGHVRDWPEQHVADTVRDERDSAPYVPKGVVVHDGDDWADDHRPKTPWADTVLYELHVRGFTRLHPGIPPELRGTYAGLAHPAALAHLTRLGVTAVELLPVHQFAHEDHLLRRGLRNHWGYNSIGYFAPHAAYAASGTAGQQVGEFKRMVRALHAAGIEVILDVVYNHTAEAGELGPTLSLKGIDNRGYYRLQADARRYADYTGCGNTLHVVQPHVLRLITDSLRYWVTEMGVDGFRFDLAAALARSMHDVDMLSPFLAVIAQDPVLRRVKLIAEPWDVGSGGYQVGAFPPLWTEWNDRYRDAVRDFWRHALPDVREMGYRLSGSSDLYAWGGRRPYASVNFVTAHDGFTLRDLVSYERKHNEANGEGNRDGNDDNRSWNCGVEGETDDEGVRALRRRQLRNLLTTLLLSTGVPMLVAGDEMGRTQGGNNNAYCQDNETGWVDWSLLDEPGWRALCDLTSRLIALRHAHPVLRRRAFFSGRAHSADGLRDGLRDLAWFTARGEEMTERDWYAPAATLGMYLSGRDIPGRDARGEPVVDDSFLAVLHAGGEGVSFVLPGVPWGERYEVVVDTGREPQDAAPGEVYAGGTAVTVPGRTVLLLRVVA, encoded by the coding sequence CGCTGTGGGCGGGTGGGGCGGAGGCGGTGGAGCTGTGTCTGTTCGACGAGCGAGGCCCCGAATACAGGGAGACCCGGGTGCCGCTGGCCGAGCTGACGCACGAGATCTGGCACGGCTTCGTGCCCGGCGTCCGCCCCGGGCAGCGCTACGGCTACCGGGTGCACGGCCGCTGGGACCCGTGGACCGGCGCCCGCTGGAACCCGGCCAAGCTGCTCCTCGACCCGTACGCCCGTGCGGTGGACGGTGAGTTCGCGCTGCCGGCGGAGGTGTACGGGCACGTACGGGACTGGCCCGAGCAGCACGTCGCCGACACCGTGCGCGACGAGCGGGACTCCGCGCCGTACGTCCCCAAGGGCGTCGTCGTCCACGACGGCGACGACTGGGCCGACGACCACCGGCCCAAGACCCCCTGGGCGGACACCGTCCTGTACGAGCTGCACGTGCGCGGCTTCACCAGGCTGCACCCGGGGATCCCGCCCGAGCTGCGCGGCACGTACGCCGGCCTCGCGCACCCGGCGGCCCTCGCGCACCTCACGCGGCTCGGCGTGACGGCGGTGGAGCTGCTGCCCGTGCACCAGTTCGCGCACGAGGACCATCTGCTGCGCCGGGGCCTGCGCAACCACTGGGGGTACAACTCCATCGGCTACTTCGCCCCGCACGCGGCGTACGCGGCCTCCGGGACGGCGGGGCAGCAGGTCGGCGAGTTCAAGCGGATGGTGCGCGCGCTGCACGCGGCCGGGATCGAGGTCATCCTCGACGTGGTCTACAACCACACGGCGGAGGCGGGCGAGCTGGGTCCGACGCTGTCCCTCAAGGGCATCGACAACCGCGGCTACTACCGCCTCCAGGCGGACGCGCGGCGGTACGCCGACTACACCGGCTGCGGCAACACCCTGCACGTCGTCCAGCCGCACGTGCTGCGCCTGATCACCGACTCGCTGCGCTACTGGGTGACGGAGATGGGCGTCGACGGCTTCCGCTTCGACCTGGCGGCGGCGCTGGCCCGCTCGATGCACGACGTCGACATGCTCTCGCCGTTCCTCGCGGTGATCGCCCAGGACCCGGTGCTGCGCCGGGTGAAGCTGATCGCCGAGCCGTGGGACGTCGGCTCCGGCGGCTACCAGGTGGGCGCGTTCCCGCCGCTGTGGACGGAGTGGAACGACCGCTACCGGGACGCCGTGCGCGACTTCTGGCGGCACGCGCTGCCGGACGTGCGGGAGATGGGCTACCGGCTCTCCGGCTCCAGCGACCTGTACGCGTGGGGCGGGCGCCGTCCGTACGCCTCCGTCAACTTCGTCACCGCGCACGACGGTTTCACGCTGCGGGACCTCGTCTCCTACGAGCGCAAGCACAACGAGGCCAACGGGGAGGGCAACCGGGACGGCAACGACGACAACCGGTCCTGGAACTGCGGCGTAGAGGGCGAGACGGACGACGAGGGGGTACGGGCACTGCGGCGCCGGCAGCTGCGCAACCTGCTGACGACGCTGCTGCTGTCCACGGGGGTGCCGATGCTCGTCGCGGGCGACGAGATGGGGCGGACGCAGGGCGGCAACAACAACGCGTACTGCCAGGACAACGAGACCGGGTGGGTCGACTGGAGCCTGCTGGACGAGCCCGGGTGGCGGGCGCTGTGCGACCTGACCTCGCGTCTGATCGCGCTGCGGCACGCGCATCCCGTGCTGCGGCGGCGGGCGTTCTTCTCCGGGCGGGCGCATTCGGCGGACGGACTGCGGGACGGGCTGCGGGACCTGGCGTGGTTCACGGCGCGGGGGGAGGAGATGACGGAGCGGGACTGGTACGCGCCGGCGGCGACGCTGGGGATGTATCTGTCGGGGCGGGACATTCCGGGGCGGGACGCGCGGGGGGAGCCGGTGGTGGACGACAGCTTCCTCGCGGTGCTGCACGCGGGGGGTGAGGGGGTGTCGTTCGTGTTGCCGGGGGTGCCGTGGGGGGAGCGGTACGAGGTGGTCGTCGACACGGGGCGGGAGCCGCAGGATGCGGCTCCCGGGGAGGTGTACGCGGGGGGTACGGCGGTGACGGTGCCGGGGCGGACGGTACTGCTGCTGCGGGTGGTGGCGTAG
- a CDS encoding ABC transporter ATP-binding protein, with translation MSETRATPTDRPTDRPTDRPTDRSAVRTLLRLWPYVRPVRVRLFTAAFVAIVASCVGLVIPLVLKWMVDGPVADRDPRGVWLGALYLLLLGVAEALLFGLRRWLVARPLSQVEADMRADLYRHLQRLPVAFHDRWASGQLLSRGTTDLMLLRQFLAFPLTFLLVNGVTILVGVVIMLAQDWALGLVILGPAVPVMIVCAMFERRYSLVARRAQDQVGDLTTVVEESVLGIRIVKGFGRHRSQARAFRELSGALRGTELAKARLLASIFAVMVTLPELAIGAALVLGTVRVADGSLSAGTLVAFLSTALALRWPVDSIGFLLAMSQEAATATARYFEVMTEDEEEEAAADKERAVDPVGSGGSGGSGGPIGPPDGVLFDGVRFRYPDAPADSPPVLDRIDLHIRPGETMALVGATGSGKTTLTALVPRLHEATEGRITLDGRDITAMPRQELRTLVAVAFEEPTLFSASAGENVLMGAPDTAGEPELERALAVAQADFVHGLPQGTGTQVGEQGLTLSGGQRQRLALARAVVGRPRFLVLDDPLSALDVHTEAAVEAALRRVLAGTTALVVAHRPSTVLLADRVALLSAGRITAVGTHHELLRDNPEYAHLMSGTEAEPEPAPGPEPAPPPADATPSATPAAPAAPTAPATEPEVRR, from the coding sequence ATGTCCGAGACCCGTGCCACCCCCACCGACCGACCCACCGACCGACCCACCGACCGACCCACCGACCGCTCCGCCGTCCGCACCCTGCTGCGCCTGTGGCCGTACGTGCGGCCGGTGCGGGTGCGGCTGTTCACGGCCGCGTTCGTCGCGATCGTCGCCTCGTGCGTGGGGCTGGTGATCCCGCTGGTCCTGAAGTGGATGGTGGACGGCCCGGTCGCGGACCGGGACCCGCGGGGGGTGTGGCTGGGCGCGCTGTATCTGCTGCTGCTCGGGGTCGCCGAGGCGCTGCTGTTCGGGCTGCGGCGGTGGCTGGTGGCACGTCCGCTGTCGCAGGTGGAGGCGGACATGCGGGCCGACCTGTACCGGCACCTCCAGCGGCTGCCGGTGGCGTTCCACGACCGGTGGGCGTCCGGGCAGTTGCTGTCCCGTGGGACGACGGATCTGATGCTGCTGCGCCAGTTCCTCGCCTTCCCGTTGACGTTCCTGCTGGTCAACGGCGTGACGATCCTGGTGGGCGTGGTCATCATGCTGGCCCAGGACTGGGCGCTCGGGCTGGTGATCCTGGGGCCCGCGGTGCCGGTGATGATCGTGTGCGCGATGTTCGAGCGACGGTACTCGCTGGTGGCGCGAAGGGCGCAGGACCAGGTGGGCGATCTGACCACCGTGGTCGAGGAAAGCGTGCTCGGCATCCGGATCGTCAAGGGCTTCGGCCGGCACCGCAGCCAGGCGCGCGCCTTCCGCGAGCTGTCGGGCGCGCTGCGCGGGACGGAGCTGGCGAAGGCGCGGCTGCTGGCGTCGATCTTCGCGGTGATGGTCACCCTGCCCGAACTGGCGATCGGCGCGGCGCTCGTCCTCGGGACGGTGCGGGTGGCGGACGGCAGCCTGTCCGCGGGCACGCTGGTCGCCTTCCTGTCGACGGCGCTGGCGCTGCGCTGGCCGGTGGACTCCATCGGCTTCCTGCTGGCGATGAGCCAGGAGGCGGCGACGGCGACGGCACGGTACTTCGAGGTGATGACGGAGGACGAGGAGGAAGAGGCGGCGGCGGACAAGGAACGGGCTGTCGATCCGGTCGGCTCCGGCGGCTCCGGCGGCTCCGGCGGCCCCATCGGCCCGCCCGACGGCGTGCTGTTCGACGGGGTGCGGTTCCGCTATCCGGACGCCCCGGCGGACTCCCCGCCCGTCCTGGACCGCATCGACCTGCACATCCGGCCCGGCGAGACGATGGCCCTGGTCGGGGCGACGGGCAGCGGCAAGACGACGCTGACGGCGCTCGTCCCCCGGCTGCACGAGGCGACGGAGGGGCGGATCACCCTCGACGGGCGGGACATCACCGCGATGCCGAGACAGGAGCTGCGCACGCTGGTGGCCGTGGCGTTCGAGGAGCCCACGCTGTTCTCGGCGTCCGCGGGCGAGAACGTCCTGATGGGCGCCCCGGACACGGCGGGCGAACCCGAACTGGAGCGGGCGCTCGCCGTGGCGCAGGCGGACTTCGTGCACGGGTTGCCGCAGGGGACCGGGACGCAGGTCGGCGAGCAGGGCCTGACCCTGTCCGGCGGCCAGCGCCAGCGGCTGGCGCTGGCCCGCGCGGTCGTCGGCCGGCCCCGCTTCCTCGTCCTGGACGACCCGCTGTCCGCGCTGGACGTCCACACGGAGGCCGCGGTCGAGGCGGCGCTGCGCCGGGTACTGGCCGGCACGACGGCACTGGTCGTCGCCCACCGCCCCTCCACGGTCCTCCTCGCCGACCGGGTCGCGCTGCTCTCCGCCGGCCGCATCACCGCCGTCGGCACGCATCACGAACTCCTGCGGGACAACCCGGAGTACGCCCACCTGATGTCGGGAACGGAGGCGGAGCCGGAACCGGCGCCGGGTCCGGAGCCGGCGCCGCCCCCTGCCGACGCCACCCCGTCCGCGACGCCTGCCGCACCCGCCGCACCCACCGCCCCGGCAACGGAACCGGAGGTCCGCCGATGA
- a CDS encoding sensor histidine kinase, which translates to MTSPTHPQYRASFDVWGPWVLLAAGVVAAALSAAPIGMSRSATLLCAVLVPVGIALQLYWGRSKRRHPGPSRTGALLYFLRWSLAFVLTWANPFFAFYAVIGYYTAPRELPHRLVMPGLVLTAVTMAGSEIGGWPPHGLVLWLGFFLVLGVNVCMVGVFTRYAEQEQARAATQAETIGELERTNTALQQALDENAALHAQLLLQAREAGIADERRRLAAEIHDTLAQGLTGIIAQLQVVAGTSDPATARTHVERAAALARHSLGEARRSVHNLAPVALAADGLPEALQKTVAEWGERNGARADFTVTGTAEHLHDEVSATLLRIAEEALSNAARHARAGRVGVTLSFMGDEVSLDVRDDGTGFDPAAVPARTRAGGFGLDGMRARAERIAGSVAVESEPGQGTAVSARVPLVRHER; encoded by the coding sequence ATGACGAGCCCCACGCACCCGCAGTACCGGGCCTCCTTCGACGTCTGGGGGCCCTGGGTGCTGCTGGCCGCGGGCGTCGTCGCGGCGGCCCTCTCCGCGGCGCCCATCGGGATGAGCCGGTCCGCGACGCTCCTCTGCGCCGTCCTGGTACCCGTGGGGATCGCGCTCCAGCTCTACTGGGGACGGTCCAAGCGCAGGCACCCGGGCCCGAGCCGGACCGGTGCCCTCCTCTACTTCCTGCGCTGGTCCCTCGCCTTCGTACTGACCTGGGCCAACCCGTTCTTCGCGTTCTACGCCGTGATCGGCTACTACACCGCGCCCCGGGAGCTGCCGCACCGGCTGGTGATGCCCGGGCTCGTCCTCACCGCCGTCACCATGGCCGGCAGCGAGATCGGCGGCTGGCCGCCGCACGGACTGGTCCTCTGGCTCGGCTTCTTCCTCGTCCTGGGCGTCAACGTCTGCATGGTCGGCGTGTTCACCCGGTACGCCGAGCAGGAGCAGGCCCGCGCCGCCACCCAGGCCGAGACCATCGGGGAACTCGAACGCACCAACACCGCGCTCCAGCAGGCCCTCGACGAGAACGCGGCCCTGCACGCCCAGTTGCTCCTCCAGGCCCGCGAGGCGGGCATCGCCGACGAACGCCGACGGCTCGCCGCCGAGATCCACGACACCCTCGCCCAGGGCCTGACCGGCATCATCGCCCAGCTCCAGGTGGTCGCCGGCACCTCCGACCCGGCCACCGCCCGCACCCACGTGGAGCGCGCCGCCGCGCTGGCCCGGCACAGCCTCGGCGAGGCCCGCCGCTCCGTGCACAACCTCGCCCCCGTCGCCCTCGCCGCCGACGGGCTGCCCGAGGCACTCCAGAAGACGGTCGCCGAATGGGGCGAACGCAACGGGGCGCGCGCCGACTTCACCGTCACCGGCACCGCCGAGCACCTCCACGACGAGGTCTCCGCGACCCTGCTCCGCATCGCCGAGGAGGCCCTCTCCAACGCCGCCCGGCACGCCCGCGCCGGCCGGGTCGGCGTCACCCTGTCCTTCATGGGCGACGAGGTCAGCCTCGACGTCCGCGACGACGGCACGGGGTTCGACCCGGCCGCCGTCCCCGCCCGCACCCGCGCCGGCGGCTTCGGTCTCGACGGCATGCGGGCCCGCGCCGAGCGGATCGCGGGCTCCGTCGCCGTCGAGTCCGAGCCGGGGCAGGGCACGGCGGTGTCGGCTCGCGTACCGTTGGTGCGCCATGAGCGATGA
- a CDS encoding ABC transporter permease has translation MNTALLNPAVLRTEVRLFRREPGALFWIVCFPALLLAILGSIPSFRQHDDALGGLRLVDTYVPVTVLLGMILGGLQGMPQVLTGYRERGILRRMSTTPVRPAALLLAHMVVFAGAALASALLALLVGRLAFDVRLPAQGFGYAVALLLAVAVALALGSLVSALSRTTKIAGAVGSAVLFPMMFCAGLWVPVQNMPDVLARIVEWTPFGAAAQALNQAAAGDWPGWSHLGVLAAWTVLLTAGAARWFRWE, from the coding sequence ATGAACACCGCGCTGCTCAACCCCGCCGTCCTGCGCACCGAGGTCCGCCTCTTCCGCCGCGAACCCGGCGCCCTCTTCTGGATCGTCTGCTTCCCCGCCCTCCTGCTGGCGATCCTCGGCTCCATCCCCTCCTTCCGGCAGCACGACGACGCCCTCGGCGGGCTCCGCCTCGTCGACACCTATGTGCCCGTCACCGTGCTGCTCGGCATGATCCTCGGCGGGTTGCAGGGCATGCCGCAGGTCCTCACCGGCTACCGGGAGCGCGGCATCCTGCGCCGGATGTCCACCACACCGGTCCGGCCCGCCGCGCTGCTCCTCGCCCACATGGTGGTCTTCGCGGGCGCGGCCCTCGCCTCCGCGCTGCTCGCGCTCCTCGTCGGCCGGCTCGCCTTCGACGTGCGGCTGCCCGCGCAGGGCTTCGGGTACGCGGTCGCACTGCTGCTCGCCGTCGCGGTCGCGCTCGCGCTCGGCTCGCTGGTCTCCGCGCTGTCCCGCACCACGAAGATCGCCGGAGCGGTCGGCAGCGCGGTGCTGTTCCCGATGATGTTCTGCGCGGGGCTGTGGGTGCCGGTGCAGAACATGCCGGACGTCCTGGCCCGGATCGTCGAGTGGACGCCCTTCGGCGCCGCCGCCCAGGCCCTGAACCAGGCCGCCGCCGGGGACTGGCCCGGCTGGTCCCACCTGGGCGTGCTCGCCGCCTGGACGGTGCTGCTCACCGCCGGGGCCGCGCGCTGGTTCCGCTGGGAATGA